One genomic region from Melioribacteraceae bacterium encodes:
- the fliD gene encoding flagellar filament capping protein FliD, with protein MAYDALTTSGINNLVNSFKISEQNKRISPLNTRKTYYQNITSAYSQLSSKLDSLKSILSDLKSTSSDAVYYSKSGTSSNTSFLTINSSLGASDGSYSVRINQLAKNDLLLSNDLISDDASSIITMPGTYDFEIKAGDGNGGEFVSKVSLTLSESDFTESTIKNSALMQKIQNAINSDSAVINSSSVAGSTLSSGSFVFDLNGTETTINYEAGNYSEVIDSIVSQLNEIDGISAEKTTDGGNVGFYVTGDSTSNYIGFGSDTGTLLSELGISEGKEKAASGIVTASLFSPVSGRSQLSVTAKNSGYDYRITSIAESGSNGILESVGLNLGTTRQEFVQNEGLDTAGFLYTTTLLNSKIEFNGINIERSSNSISDLIDGSTIQLKSVMQEDDTTVNLTVSKNVDTIKNKVQDFITKFNEVYTYIKNNLKSDGSTRALFAGDTTASSILTTLSSFAYTAVSGIPSNQINSLSKLGITFNVDTGLSLSNTDTFNSVVENRLSEVITLLTAGTGIASTMYDRINPYLGSSGYITKSRTAFDNNIKTLTDSITSAQNRIDKNAEMLRQRYITLQMQLAELMSYQNYFSSTSYY; from the coding sequence ATGGCATACGATGCCCTTACAACTTCCGGAATTAATAATCTTGTAAACAGTTTTAAGATCTCCGAGCAGAATAAGCGGATCTCTCCGCTCAATACGCGAAAGACTTACTATCAGAACATTACCTCCGCCTACTCACAGTTAAGCAGCAAACTCGATTCTTTAAAAAGTATTCTTAGCGATTTGAAGTCGACTTCAAGCGATGCTGTCTATTATTCGAAAAGCGGAACGTCTTCCAACACCTCTTTTCTCACAATAAATTCATCGTTGGGCGCCAGTGACGGCTCATATTCGGTTAGAATCAATCAGCTTGCTAAAAACGATCTGCTCCTTTCAAACGACTTGATTTCTGATGATGCCTCGTCAATAATTACAATGCCCGGAACATATGATTTTGAAATCAAAGCAGGTGACGGCAACGGGGGAGAATTTGTTAGTAAAGTTTCTTTAACACTTTCCGAATCGGATTTTACAGAAAGTACGATTAAAAATTCTGCCCTAATGCAGAAAATTCAGAATGCAATCAACTCGGACAGTGCCGTTATTAATTCCAGTTCAGTTGCCGGAAGTACTTTATCATCCGGTTCCTTCGTTTTCGATCTGAACGGAACCGAAACCACGATCAACTACGAAGCCGGAAATTATTCGGAAGTAATTGACAGCATCGTTTCGCAGCTTAATGAAATTGACGGTATTAGTGCCGAAAAAACTACTGACGGTGGAAATGTTGGTTTTTATGTGACCGGCGACAGCACCTCAAACTATATTGGATTCGGTAGCGATACCGGAACGCTTTTAAGCGAACTCGGGATTTCTGAAGGTAAAGAAAAAGCAGCTTCGGGAATCGTAACTGCTTCTCTATTTTCTCCGGTATCGGGACGTTCGCAATTATCTGTTACTGCCAAGAACTCCGGATACGATTACCGGATTACTTCTATAGCCGAATCCGGATCGAATGGAATTCTTGAATCGGTTGGATTGAACCTGGGTACTACGCGACAGGAATTTGTTCAGAATGAAGGACTTGATACCGCGGGATTCCTGTACACGACAACCCTGCTTAATTCGAAGATTGAGTTCAATGGTATTAATATTGAAAGGTCCTCCAATTCAATTTCCGATTTAATAGATGGATCAACTATTCAACTCAAATCGGTTATGCAGGAGGATGATACCACAGTCAATTTAACTGTAAGTAAAAATGTGGATACAATTAAAAATAAGGTGCAGGATTTCATAACCAAATTCAATGAGGTCTATACCTATATAAAAAATAATCTTAAGTCGGATGGATCTACCAGAGCATTATTTGCGGGCGATACAACAGCATCTTCAATTCTTACTACTCTTAGCTCGTTTGCATATACAGCTGTATCCGGCATTCCATCGAATCAGATAAACTCGCTCTCAAAACTCGGTATTACATTTAATGTTGATACTGGTCTATCATTATCAAATACAGATACTTTTAATTCTGTTGTTGAGAACCGGCTTTCTGAAGTGATTACTTTATTAACGGCCGGGACCGGTATTGCGTCTACAATGTATGATAGAATAAATCCATATCTGGGAAGCAGCGGTTATATTACCAAATCCCGAACTGCTTTCGATAATAATATAAAAACGCTTACCGACTCAATTACATCTGCACAGAATAGAATTGATAAGAACGCCGAGATGCTGAGGCAAAGATATATTACACTTCAAATGCAGCTGGCGGAATTAATGTCCTACCAGAATTATTTTTCATCCACTTCTTATTATTAA
- a CDS encoding flagellar protein FliS, which yields MYSAQSFQNKTNPYIVNQISIASPEQLIMKVYDFAILHCQKNDMIKTNEALQVLINALNFSDPAATEISTGLLKLYQYCQDQMRKNHNQVVFKILSELRETWLESMKNMR from the coding sequence ATGTATAGTGCTCAGTCATTTCAAAATAAAACTAATCCTTACATCGTAAACCAGATCAGTATTGCTTCACCCGAGCAGTTGATTATGAAGGTGTACGATTTTGCTATTCTTCACTGCCAGAAGAATGATATGATCAAAACAAATGAAGCGCTCCAGGTCCTTATCAACGCGCTAAATTTCAGCGATCCTGCAGCTACAGAAATTTCTACCGGACTCCTGAAACTTTATCAATACTGCCAGGATCAGATGAGGAAAAATCATAATCAGGTTGTGTTCAAGATACTCAGCGAATTGAGAGAAACCTGGCTAGAATCAATGAAAAATATGAGATAA